A window of Clostridioides sp. ES-S-0010-02 genomic DNA:
ATCCCATATTTTAAGATAGCTCTTTATTTTAATGAGACACTTAATATCTCTAATATCTCATAACTAAATATATTATTAAACATTCACTTATTTTCTTTAATAACACAACAAGGATTCCCATAAGCTATAGTATTAGATGGAATTGACTTTGTTACAACACTACCTGCACCAATAGTTACATTGTCTCCTATTGTTACTCCTGGTAAAATAATACTCCCTCCACCAATCCAAACATCATTACCAATTTTCACTGGTGCAGTTATAGTTTTGCAAAAACTAAATCCATCATCAGTTCTTTCCTCAAATCTATCTTTAGCATTAGTTGGATGAAATGCTGTATATATTTGTACATTAGGGGCAATCAATGCATTGTCACCTATTATGATTTCATTATCATCTAAAAATGTACAATTCATATTTACT
This region includes:
- a CDS encoding sugar O-acetyltransferase, which codes for MTEREKMLAGELYDCGDKELLCQWHKAKDLTKEYNSLKSDDSINKERILTELLGGKGKNIWITAPFYVDYGNNIYFGNNCEVNMNCTFLDDNEIIIGDNALIAPNVQIYTAFHPTNAKDRFEERTDDGFSFCKTITAPVKIGNDVWIGGGSIILPGVTIGDNVTIGAGSVVTKSIPSNTIAYGNPCCVIKENK